The following are encoded together in the Candidatus Methylacidithermus pantelleriae genome:
- a CDS encoding two-partner secretion domain-containing protein — protein sequence MRWQAGFDFSPSDTVAFAQPTPLSAALNRDVSGSGSIINGTLTANGRVYILNTAGVTLGSNAVIATAAFAISTLDVSDSDFLNGFPSSVVHLAGWGDGITVLDGAKMVASQHVVLVGNGVTLGTPTGGGAAISAPYIGIASSAGGTVDIGLALTLPTINGTTLGNIHLLSVTNANDVQIQGNTILSAQQGNLAGGQMDISAQNIEVAWHNLLTTSTLDASSHASVGAGGNINLYATVDVRCSTLLGPAHFFANGTGGGLGGNIIVFAGHAFQLSLAGVIQAEPLGTIEIAYQNDNFTNLGTIQAGTVGQISHQ from the coding sequence ATCCGGTGGCAGGCTGGGTTTGATTTTTCTCCCAGCGACACCGTGGCCTTTGCACAACCCACACCCCTGTCGGCAGCTCTCAACCGAGACGTAAGTGGGTCGGGAAGCATCATCAACGGAACTCTTACGGCGAATGGCCGCGTTTATATCCTCAACACGGCGGGAGTCACCCTAGGATCGAACGCGGTCATTGCAACCGCAGCTTTTGCGATCAGCACCTTAGACGTTTCGGATTCGGACTTCCTCAACGGGTTCCCCTCTAGCGTGGTCCATCTTGCCGGCTGGGGAGACGGGATCACCGTGCTTGACGGGGCCAAGATGGTTGCTTCCCAGCACGTTGTCCTAGTGGGAAATGGCGTGACACTGGGTACTCCCACAGGGGGAGGAGCCGCCATTTCAGCGCCCTATATCGGCATTGCCTCCAGTGCAGGAGGCACGGTGGATATCGGGCTTGCTCTCACCCTGCCTACCATCAATGGCACAACGCTCGGAAACATCCACCTTTTGAGCGTCACCAATGCGAATGACGTTCAGATCCAAGGAAACACGATTCTCTCCGCCCAGCAGGGGAATCTAGCGGGCGGACAGATGGATATTTCGGCACAAAACATTGAGGTAGCCTGGCACAATCTCCTTACAACTTCTACCCTGGATGCCTCAAGCCATGCATCCGTGGGAGCAGGCGGAAACATTAATCTCTATGCAACCGTCGACGTCAGGTGCAGCACCCTTCTGGGACCGGCCCATTTCTTTGCCAACGGAACTGGCGGAGGTCTAGGGGGAAATATCATTGTCTTTGCCGGTCACGCATTCCAATTGTCGCTCGCGGGCGTGATACAGGCTGAACCCCTGGGAACCATCGAGATTGCTTACCAGAACGACAACTTTACCAATCTTGGCACGATCCAAGCCGGTACGGTGGGTCAGATTAGCCACCAGTAA
- a CDS encoding glycosyltransferase family protein has translation MRVHWFSPLPPEKSGIALDYVPSLVEPLSHLAELCLWHPTGTTSQPLPRGVRLERWTGKEWRTLHQADAVVFCLGNDARFHHWIWEVLGQTTGLVILHDCCLFDLFWGYFHRKGDFGGFALALSRYYGLKDATTLSSLWKGANREQARRYSFTELVLEKAHGAIVHTQEAWQEVCERGLCPVWNLPLPYRSRRSKGKEIRQRRRPALPLRLISFGLWGPHRRLLPFLEALASFPDRHCFRYDVLGPIPPDWNLEKRVEELGLTDVVSIYGWVAEDTLDALLSKADLAVNLRYPSMGEASGSQLRIWEHALPTLAIRDGWFETVPTELGLWIRPDHETEDIHRSLSFALENPKALQAMGEAAYTYLCRHHDPARYARRLLEILQEAEVYHSLPVWRSLSRRVAEELARWKEDDEDWLPPEFLIEKIAQELARFAGCTTPLAPSDSRQ, from the coding sequence TGCCTGTGGCACCCCACAGGGACCACCTCCCAACCGCTACCTCGAGGGGTTCGGTTAGAGCGATGGACGGGTAAAGAATGGAGAACGTTGCACCAGGCAGATGCGGTTGTCTTTTGCCTCGGGAACGATGCGCGGTTTCATCATTGGATTTGGGAGGTTCTTGGGCAAACGACGGGCTTGGTCATCCTGCACGATTGTTGTCTCTTTGATCTTTTCTGGGGGTACTTCCATAGAAAGGGAGACTTTGGGGGGTTTGCTTTGGCTTTATCGCGATACTATGGCCTTAAGGATGCTACAACTCTTAGTTCCCTGTGGAAGGGGGCTAATCGGGAGCAAGCTCGCCGGTACTCTTTTACGGAACTGGTCTTGGAAAAGGCGCACGGGGCGATCGTTCATACTCAAGAGGCGTGGCAGGAAGTTTGCGAGCGTGGTCTCTGCCCTGTCTGGAACCTCCCGCTTCCCTATCGATCCCGAAGGAGTAAAGGGAAGGAGATCAGACAAAGGAGACGTCCCGCGCTCCCCCTGCGCCTTATTTCCTTTGGGCTGTGGGGTCCCCATCGCCGGTTATTGCCTTTTTTAGAGGCCTTGGCCAGCTTTCCGGATCGGCATTGTTTCCGTTACGACGTTCTAGGCCCGATCCCTCCTGATTGGAATCTTGAAAAGAGGGTGGAGGAACTAGGTCTTACCGACGTTGTTTCGATCTATGGCTGGGTAGCCGAAGACACCCTAGATGCTCTTTTATCGAAAGCGGACCTTGCTGTTAACCTCAGGTATCCTTCCATGGGGGAAGCATCCGGAAGCCAGCTGCGAATTTGGGAGCACGCCTTGCCTACTCTGGCGATTCGGGACGGGTGGTTTGAGACGGTACCTACCGAACTTGGGCTTTGGATACGTCCAGATCACGAGACAGAAGATATCCACCGGAGCCTCTCTTTTGCTCTCGAAAATCCTAAGGCTCTCCAAGCCATGGGAGAAGCGGCCTACACATATCTTTGCCGCCATCACGATCCGGCACGGTACGCACGCAGGCTCTTGGAGATCCTCCAGGAAGCAGAGGTTTACCACTCACTTCCGGTGTGGAGGAGTCTTTCTCGCCGTGTGGCCGAGGAACTAGCCCGGTGGAAAGAGGATGACGAAGATTGGCTTCCCCCTGAGTTTCTTATCGAAAAGATCGCCCAAGAGCTTGCCCGGTTTGCTGGCTGCACCACGCCATTGGCACCCTCCGATTCCCGCCAGTAA
- a CDS encoding sulfatase family protein: MEDFSRWLLFFFLGALMTLGAWGKNASASTGLSSSEQARPNIVFLLADDLRWDALGCMGNRIVRTPCLDALAQRGVLFESHFCATSICPVSRASIFLGQYERCHRIFDFAISFSPKVWSNAYPVLLRKHGYRTGFIGKFGVGEFLPAGDFDYWDGFGGQGRYFEPGVPDHLTERQARSAIRFLRSSVGKEPFCLSVSFKAPHAQDGARREFPPDPRDETLYQDVEIPPPSTGDPDHFRRLPHCVQDSEGRFLWEGRFSDPDQYQKTVRDYYRLVTGLDRAVGEIWRAVEELGLGNRTILVFSSDNGLLLGEHGLAGKWLMYEPSIRVPLLVYDPRLPPGLRGRRIAAMTLNVDLAPTFLDWAGTDIPGEIQGKSLRPLIEGKRVPWRTEWFYENHYTAGGRIPEVEGIRTEQWKYIRYPQTPEKEEELYCVARDPNEEKNLARDPSFRRILRRLQRQVQWWKQKLSCEEPAGSTQNTKQSPSRALGEGNELVTAP, encoded by the coding sequence ATGGAGGATTTTTCCCGGTGGCTTCTTTTTTTCTTTCTCGGGGCTTTGATGACCCTAGGTGCTTGGGGCAAAAACGCGAGTGCTTCGACAGGTCTATCTTCTTCCGAGCAAGCCCGTCCCAATATCGTATTTCTTTTGGCGGATGATCTTCGTTGGGACGCCTTGGGGTGTATGGGCAATCGGATCGTCCGGACCCCTTGCCTCGACGCTCTGGCGCAGCGCGGGGTCCTTTTTGAAAGTCACTTTTGTGCCACCTCCATTTGTCCTGTAAGTCGAGCTTCCATTTTTCTGGGTCAATACGAGCGCTGTCACAGAATCTTCGATTTCGCCATTTCTTTTTCTCCAAAGGTTTGGAGCAACGCGTACCCCGTGCTGTTACGGAAGCATGGGTATCGAACGGGATTCATCGGCAAGTTTGGGGTGGGCGAGTTTTTGCCGGCTGGTGATTTTGATTATTGGGATGGTTTTGGCGGCCAGGGGAGGTACTTTGAACCTGGGGTCCCGGACCATCTTACGGAGCGCCAGGCGCGTTCTGCAATCCGCTTTCTTCGATCCAGTGTGGGGAAAGAACCGTTTTGCCTGTCTGTGAGTTTCAAGGCCCCTCATGCGCAGGATGGCGCGCGGCGAGAATTTCCTCCCGACCCCAGGGATGAAACGTTGTACCAGGATGTGGAGATTCCGCCGCCCTCGACGGGCGATCCGGATCATTTTCGCCGGCTTCCCCATTGCGTGCAGGACTCGGAAGGTCGTTTTCTGTGGGAAGGGCGCTTTTCCGATCCCGATCAATACCAGAAAACCGTGAGGGATTATTACCGGTTGGTGACGGGGTTGGATCGAGCGGTAGGAGAAATCTGGCGTGCTGTCGAAGAGCTTGGGCTTGGGAACCGGACGATCCTTGTGTTTTCTTCCGATAACGGTCTTCTTCTGGGGGAACACGGGCTAGCGGGAAAGTGGTTGATGTACGAGCCATCCATTCGTGTTCCGCTTCTGGTTTATGACCCGCGACTTCCTCCCGGTCTTCGGGGTCGCAGGATAGCTGCCATGACTCTTAATGTTGACCTAGCACCCACTTTTTTGGATTGGGCCGGAACCGATATCCCTGGCGAGATACAGGGGAAAAGCTTGCGGCCGTTGATCGAAGGAAAAAGAGTGCCCTGGCGAACGGAATGGTTCTACGAAAATCATTACACAGCCGGAGGCCGGATTCCGGAAGTGGAGGGGATACGAACGGAACAGTGGAAGTACATTCGCTATCCACAAACCCCGGAAAAGGAGGAAGAACTTTACTGTGTAGCGCGCGATCCAAACGAAGAAAAGAATCTTGCTCGGGATCCTAGCTTTCGACGGATTCTGCGCCGGCTCCAAAGACAAGTTCAATGGTGGAAACAGAAGCTTTCTTGTGAGGAACCGGCTGGGTCGACGCAGAATACCAAGCAGAGCCCTTCACGCGCTTTGGGAGAAGGGAACGAGCTCGTAACGGCTCCGTAG